From Candidatus Woesearchaeota archaeon, the proteins below share one genomic window:
- a CDS encoding methyltransferase domain-containing protein, with product MPQWTPALEGCLQETEAIVQSLQIGNWFPVDWRSSLGQVGLWEIIDHGEAIGIFRPGMDVLNLGSGSGISSMLWAVRGYHVVGIEIEPKLVACARAQVQKYRHLFSRHLPVFIQGSYFPASYLEQRSKNSADLSTGKPPKICPCCWR from the coding sequence ATGCCTCAATGGACACCAGCGTTGGAGGGTTGTTTGCAAGAAACAGAGGCCATTGTACAGTCCTTGCAGATAGGTAATTGGTTCCCTGTGGACTGGAGAAGTTCTTTAGGCCAAGTTGGGTTATGGGAAATCATCGACCATGGAGAAGCAATTGGTATTTTTAGACCTGGTATGGATGTGTTAAACCTTGGTTCTGGTAGCGGAATCTCATCGATGCTCTGGGCTGTACGAGGGTATCATGTTGTTGGTATTGAGATTGAACCAAAATTAGTTGCCTGTGCACGAGCTCAGGTACAGAAATACCGTCACTTGTTCTCTCGACATCTCCCGGTCTTTATCCAGGGAAGCTATTTCCCTGCATCCTATCTTGAGCAACGAAGCAAAAATTCAGCAGATCTATCCACGGGAAAACCTCCAAAAATTTGCCCTTGTTGCTGGAGATGA